In one Umezawaea sp. Da 62-37 genomic region, the following are encoded:
- a CDS encoding glycosyl hydrolase family 79 C-terminal domain-containing protein, translating into MSRISTGWRAAVGAAVIVASVNGVAVAAPVSTATITIDSAHPAGRIASDFVGLSFEMRELGIGNLDAAKGNTAALFKTLGRSNVRISGNTLDRDTLWVPEGQQPPDPLPTWVNDVVTPTDVKRLNRFLSVTGWNTMVGINLGRWDAALGADQARSMASILGNKLVAAECGNEPDQWVGKAFRPAGYAYPDYKADWEMCAAAVGSKRIAGPDTAGTSSSWAASLAADEKDRMSMLTVHQYSAGPDATIATLMAPATVTAQLKSVSANLAAAKANGLPFRVDEANSAYGGGVDGVSNKFASALWGLDYSLQMAQAGVDGVNVHGGLGVCNEPIWNGKFQRYTPICAADAADEQAQVYKAMPIYYGLWMARRMGAGRFLPLTLSTDRNVTAYAVKGDDGRTRIAVVQKDDTTAAPVHLDIAVDGRARSADVLRLTGDSLGAEPTAVQGATVDRQGHLDPGKAEQVRVRGGSLGVDVHAGSAVLITLDGC; encoded by the coding sequence ATGAGCAGAATCAGCACCGGCTGGCGAGCGGCCGTGGGTGCGGCCGTCATCGTGGCCTCGGTGAACGGGGTCGCCGTCGCGGCCCCGGTGTCCACCGCCACCATCACGATCGACTCCGCCCACCCGGCGGGGCGGATCGCGTCCGACTTCGTCGGGCTCTCGTTCGAGATGCGCGAGCTCGGCATCGGCAACCTCGACGCCGCCAAGGGCAACACCGCCGCGCTGTTCAAGACCCTGGGGCGCAGCAATGTCCGCATCTCGGGCAACACGCTCGACCGCGACACCCTGTGGGTGCCCGAAGGCCAGCAGCCCCCGGACCCGTTGCCCACGTGGGTGAACGACGTCGTGACACCGACGGACGTCAAGCGGCTCAACAGGTTCCTGTCGGTCACCGGGTGGAACACCATGGTGGGCATCAACCTCGGCCGCTGGGACGCCGCGCTGGGCGCCGACCAGGCGAGGTCCATGGCGTCCATCCTCGGGAACAAGCTGGTCGCCGCCGAGTGCGGCAACGAGCCCGACCAGTGGGTCGGCAAGGCCTTCCGCCCCGCGGGTTACGCCTACCCGGACTACAAGGCGGACTGGGAGATGTGCGCCGCCGCGGTCGGCAGCAAGCGCATCGCCGGGCCGGACACCGCGGGCACCTCCTCGTCGTGGGCGGCTTCGCTGGCCGCGGACGAGAAGGACCGGATGTCCATGCTCACCGTGCACCAGTACAGCGCGGGCCCGGACGCCACCATCGCCACGTTGATGGCACCGGCCACGGTGACCGCCCAGCTCAAGTCCGTCTCGGCGAACCTGGCCGCCGCCAAGGCGAACGGGCTGCCCTTCCGTGTCGACGAGGCCAACTCCGCCTACGGCGGCGGGGTCGACGGCGTCAGCAACAAGTTCGCCTCCGCCCTGTGGGGCTTGGACTACAGCCTGCAGATGGCCCAGGCCGGGGTCGACGGCGTCAACGTCCACGGTGGACTCGGCGTGTGCAACGAGCCGATCTGGAACGGCAAGTTCCAGCGCTACACGCCGATCTGCGCCGCCGACGCCGCCGACGAGCAGGCCCAGGTGTACAAGGCCATGCCGATCTACTACGGCCTGTGGATGGCCAGGCGGATGGGCGCGGGCCGGTTCCTGCCGCTCACCCTCTCGACCGATCGCAACGTCACCGCCTACGCCGTCAAGGGCGACGACGGCCGCACCAGGATCGCCGTGGTCCAGAAGGACGACACCACCGCCGCCCCCGTCCACCTCGACATCGCCGTCGACGGCCGGGCGCGCTCCGCGGACGTCCTGCGCCTCACCGGCGACAGCCTGGGCGCGGAACCGACCGCCGTCCAGGGCGCCACCGTCGACCGCCAGGGCCACCTCGACCCCGGCAAGGCCGAGCAGGTGCGGGTGCGCGGCGGGTCGCTGGGCGTCGACGTGCACGCGGGCAGCGCCGTGCTGATCACGCTGGACGGCTGCTAG
- a CDS encoding MBL fold metallo-hydrolase — protein sequence MSVVHRLGDGLVNFYLVDTGEGIVLVDSGLPGHWRGFLADLERLGFAPTDITDVLVTHAHPDHIGLAERLRVEAGARIHVHEAEVALAAAPLKPAADSRPEKSVLGYALRRPSGLRTPLHLLRLGGLRTRPVLDPVAFTDGPLADVPGRPLAVHAPGHTHGSTVFVFPDHAFTGDAMVTSDPMVGHVGPTLLCRAFTNDGGKALESLRALEAHDVRNVHPGHGDPWDRGLPAAVRAAVAAGVR from the coding sequence ATGAGCGTGGTGCACCGCCTGGGCGACGGGCTGGTCAACTTCTACCTGGTCGACACCGGCGAGGGGATCGTGCTGGTGGACTCCGGCCTGCCGGGGCACTGGCGCGGGTTCCTCGCCGACCTGGAACGGCTCGGGTTCGCGCCGACCGACATCACCGACGTCCTGGTCACGCACGCCCACCCGGACCACATCGGACTCGCCGAGCGGCTGCGCGTCGAGGCGGGCGCGCGGATCCACGTCCACGAGGCCGAAGTCGCGCTCGCGGCCGCGCCGCTGAAGCCCGCCGCCGACTCCCGCCCGGAGAAGTCCGTGCTCGGCTACGCCCTGCGTCGGCCGTCGGGCCTGCGGACCCCGTTGCACCTGCTCCGGCTGGGCGGGCTGCGCACCAGGCCGGTGCTGGACCCGGTCGCGTTCACCGACGGCCCGCTGGCCGACGTGCCCGGCCGCCCGCTGGCCGTGCACGCCCCCGGCCACACGCACGGGAGCACGGTGTTCGTCTTCCCCGACCACGCGTTCACCGGCGACGCGATGGTGACCAGCGACCCCATGGTCGGCCACGTCGGCCCCACGCTGCTCTGCCGGGCGTTCACCAACGACGGCGGAAAAGCGCTGGAGTCGTTGCGCGCACTGGAGGCGCACGACGTGCGGAACGTCCACCCCGGCCACGGCGACCCGTGGGACCGGGGACTGCCCGCGGCCGTCCGGGCGGCGGTGGCCGCGGGCGTGCGGTGA
- a CDS encoding DJ-1/PfpI family protein, producing MREILVIGYDDVSLLDVAGPVEVFDGARLAGADYLVRLASVGGGPMRATAGLRLVTEDLAAIEGPVDTVVVVGGFGSDSVDDELVAHLRRLAGTARRIAGVCTGAAVLAEAGLLAGGRATTHWAYCRRLALRHPDVEVVPDAIFVRHGRITTSAGVTAGIDLSLALVADDHGQDMAREIARWLVVFLQRPGGQSQFSVRSRVPAVRSEGLRAVLDAIAADPASPWTVAALADRAAMSPRHLARVFPREVGVPPARYVERARVEFAASLLDSGDEALDVVARRSGFGSPETLRRAFQRVVGVTPGSYRARFRTVS from the coding sequence GTGCGCGAGATCCTGGTCATCGGCTACGACGACGTGTCGTTGCTGGACGTGGCGGGCCCGGTCGAGGTGTTCGACGGCGCCCGCCTCGCCGGGGCCGACTACCTGGTGCGGCTGGCCTCGGTCGGCGGCGGTCCCATGCGGGCCACCGCGGGCCTCCGGCTGGTCACCGAGGACCTGGCCGCCATCGAGGGGCCGGTCGACACGGTGGTGGTCGTCGGCGGGTTCGGGTCGGACTCGGTCGACGACGAACTGGTGGCGCACCTCCGACGGCTGGCGGGCACGGCCCGCCGGATCGCCGGGGTGTGCACCGGCGCCGCGGTGCTGGCCGAGGCCGGGCTGCTGGCGGGTGGACGGGCCACCACGCACTGGGCGTACTGCCGCCGGTTGGCCCTGCGCCACCCGGACGTCGAGGTCGTGCCGGACGCGATCTTCGTGCGGCACGGGCGGATCACCACGTCGGCGGGTGTCACGGCGGGCATCGACCTGTCGCTGGCCCTCGTCGCCGACGACCACGGGCAGGACATGGCGCGCGAGATCGCGCGCTGGCTCGTGGTGTTCCTGCAACGGCCCGGCGGCCAGTCGCAGTTCAGCGTGCGCTCCAGGGTGCCCGCGGTCAGGTCGGAAGGCCTGCGCGCGGTGCTCGACGCCATCGCCGCCGACCCGGCCTCGCCGTGGACGGTCGCCGCGCTGGCCGACCGCGCCGCGATGAGCCCCCGCCACCTGGCACGGGTGTTCCCGCGCGAGGTCGGCGTCCCACCCGCGCGGTACGTCGAACGGGCCCGCGTCGAGTTCGCCGCCTCGTTGCTGGACTCCGGGGACGAGGCGCTCGACGTCGTCGCCCGCAGGAGCGGCTTCGGGTCGCCGGAGACGTTGCGGCGGGCGTTCCAGCGGGTCGTCGGCGTCACACCGGGCAGCTACCGCGCACGCTTCCGCACCGTTTCCTGA
- a CDS encoding DJ-1/PfpI family protein, translating into MDIAFVLYPDMTALDLVGPYDVLAHAPGVTPHFVAATPDPVRCDAGMLIAPTTTFAELDRADVIVVPGGKPFGVLAEGTVAAWLREVHPTATWTTSVCTGSTLLASAGVLAGKRATTHWAVRDLLASLGAEVSTERVVRDGSVITAAGVSAGIDMALALAGILWGDDVAKGLQLAIEYDPQPPYDSGSVEKAPAEVVEAVRGLMLSGFGADRDRTG; encoded by the coding sequence ATGGACATCGCCTTCGTGCTGTACCCGGACATGACCGCGCTCGACCTGGTCGGCCCGTACGACGTGCTCGCCCACGCGCCGGGCGTGACGCCGCACTTCGTCGCCGCCACCCCCGACCCGGTGCGCTGCGACGCGGGGATGCTGATCGCGCCCACCACGACGTTCGCCGAACTCGACCGGGCCGACGTGATCGTCGTGCCGGGCGGCAAGCCCTTCGGCGTGCTCGCCGAGGGAACGGTGGCCGCGTGGCTGCGCGAGGTCCACCCGACCGCCACGTGGACGACGTCGGTGTGCACCGGGTCGACGCTGCTCGCCTCCGCGGGCGTGCTGGCGGGCAAGCGCGCCACCACGCACTGGGCCGTGCGCGACCTGCTGGCCTCGCTGGGGGCCGAGGTGAGCACCGAGCGGGTGGTGCGCGACGGCTCCGTGATCACCGCCGCGGGCGTGTCGGCGGGCATCGACATGGCGTTGGCGCTGGCCGGGATCCTGTGGGGCGACGACGTGGCCAAGGGGCTCCAGCTGGCCATCGAGTACGACCCCCAGCCGCCCTACGACAGCGGTTCGGTGGAGAAGGCGCCCGCCGAGGTGGTGGAGGCCGTTCGCGGGTTGATGCTCAGCGGCTTCGGCGCGGACCGGGACCGAACCGGGTGA